A window of Amaranthus tricolor cultivar Red isolate AtriRed21 chromosome 8, ASM2621246v1, whole genome shotgun sequence genomic DNA:
ATTTTGTGGAGTCTTTTGTGGTTGGCAAAGACTTGTTGaccctagaagaagtgaaggcagcactttatactagggagttgcgtcaaaaggcgactggtgataatgagaattatGGCAGTGGGTTAGTTGTTAGGTCGGGTAGAAATTCTAGAAAGAATAAGGGGTCTAACAATAGTAACGGTGCTAGGTCGGATACTTGTAATAGTAGAGATGGGTCTAGCAACACTAAgaccataatatgttatcacTGTCATGAACCAGGACATTTTAGGTCTAAATGTccagaattaaagaataaatctcaTGCCACAGTAATCGAAAGTAAACAGAACAAGAGCTATGATTCGGAGGAAGATTTAGCATTGATTAGTTGTGTTGAGTCTAGTGATTTGGTTGATAGCTGGATTCTTGATTCTGGtagttcgttccatatgagtcctcGTCGGGATTGGTTTGATAATTATGAGTCTTGTTTTGGGGCTTCAGTTATGATTGCTAACGGTACCCCATGTGAAGTAGTAGGTATTGGTTCCATGAGACTTCGGACTAGTGATGGGAGAAGGGTTACTTTGACTAAGGTGAGGCATGTTCCTGCATTGGAGAAGAACTTGATATCGCTTGGGACCTTAGATGATTTGGGGCTCAAGGGTCAGTTTAGCAATGGGAAAGTGAGTTTCTTTAAGGGTTCGAATTTGATACTTAAGGGTGTCAAGGTGAAATCCCTGTATGTCTTTCAGGGTGTTACGCTGCTTAGTTCTGCAGTTAGTGCTTCTACTTGTCACCAGGAGATGACAATTTATGATAGGCATGGTCATATGGGTGAAAGTAGAGGGCTGGAATTGTTCATTGAGAATCGTCTTACAAGTGTCAAGGATGCCTACCTTGAGGAAGACaagcattgtgtgtttgggtTTAAACACGGGTGTGAGCTTAGCATTGAAGCTCATGATCACTTGTATGATAAGATGGTTAGTTGGCTACATTTGGATAGTTCGTTTTGTGGATTTGTTATGTTCTGTGTTATAGGTATTTTGTGGCATCATACCTATGGGATAACACCATTGCATAACGGTGTTACAGGAATAGCAAATTGGACCTTGTTAGGTAGAGTCTTATGCATGCTCTCTGGTACTTGGTTGTTGAGTAGATACTGGATTAGTTTGTTTGATCGGGATTTACACACAGGATTAGAGGCACCCAGTATGTGTGTGGTGTGGCTCAGTAGGGTATCGTGCTATCTCATATTTGCAGCAGCTGTTTATGGTGATAGTGGTACCgagtttgaggtggagtatGAGGTTAACTCCTCATCCATTTGTGTTCGACCCCAGATTGATGGTGTTGATGCTACCCCAGGTATCTCTCTGACTGTGATTTCTGGTGCTATCTTTATCTCAGTGGATAGTTTAAAGGAGTCAGTATAGGGAACATTCTACCGATCTAAaggatttcaaaaaaaaaggcCTATATGTATTATTGAGAAGTCTAATAGGTTGCTGTAGGGAGTGTGGTTTTGGTTGCTATAAGTGTGGTAGGTTATGCATTGAACCTTGTGGGATTGGCAAGTTTAGTAGCCAATTTTGTAGAGTCACTTGGACCTCCAACTTATGAGCACATAATAAAGTATAGTGAGCGGGCGCAGTGGCTTGCTatgactttacgtatgagcaGAGTGTGGGAACTGTTGTATGGACTGGTAGTGTTACTTAGCTCAATTACATCACCTTATTTTGAGACTTAGTCGGTCTACATATCTAGAGTAATGGTTCGGTGTTTGAAGTATGCTGTGAAGTGTACTTGTTTTGCGCATGCCAGAAGTGTCATTTTAGGTTTGTGACTCAACCTGGGTAGGGGCACTGGCAGGTAGAGATTTGTTCTCTCTATGGTTTTCTTGGATCAGCTGTTGTGTTTCTTATGTACGGGAATGATATTAAGTGCTTTGTTACATCGGTTGAAGCTTGGGTTGTGTTCGCTGAGTTTGATTATGTCTTAATCTCGGTGATGGTTCTTTGTGATCAACCTTGGTTGGCTTTTGTGTACTACGATTGTGTGGTTAGTGATCAGGTACTTGATGTTCGAGAGAAGCACACTGTGTGGTCAGATTTCATTCGGAATGCACGTACATGAAGATAGAGGTAAAGAAGGTAGGATGGTCTGACAGTCCTAGTAGATTCTTTACTATGTTGGATTCATTAACATAGGCCCTTAGAGGCGGTGTGAGGGAGCTCACAGGTGGAGGTGTGCACAACctcaaggtggagcttgcctcgTGTACTCGTGATGCAgatggagcattatgagtgaacttgtgatgctagttgagcgttatgagttgttatacttggaaacgagtatgtgatgggtcttagttgaagacttatcgggatgggtcttggttggagacttgtcgggatgtatggcttatgcttgagctttgcatcgggtttggcttgagaatggttttgcttcactatggtttgatgaggtagtggttgactacgtgttctcgtcaaggtggagattgttgaaatatagtgtgacTCGAATAGCAGTCCACGGGGCGCGGAGTACCTACTGCCTCAGGTATGGGGGGCGCGGAGCTGCTTCTGTTTCCActtcgcggctcgcgtagttttacatggctcgcgtaatggcggtttcttggcacgtttttggccggAAACTCTTAGTCTTTAacggttttttatattttcttaaccctaatttctttttttttttttattatgaggtatactatataaaggccccatgtaATTAAAGTTAGGAGAGgatgcaatgcaaaacacaaagtgaggaaaactaagagagaaaaagcttagagagccattgttgtggtttctcgtgttcatcttgtaatctcccggtttatagtgaaaagtttattctcggtgccggtggatgtagctatcacgttgatagtgaaccacgttaatttctcggtgtgattttctttattgtttgtttgaatctttattgtttcattattgttttcgatcttttcttccgctgtcgcacaacatacTTCCTATGTTcgtttgaatttgctacaacaAGTACATTATAAAGCACTAACTTCAAGTTTCGAaatgtaacaaattcaaaagAACATACAAAATATTGTATAGTACACGCACCCCGTAAGAGCTGACAGCATGGAACAAATCAATCTAGTATTTGAATTCAACTTTCCGTTAATAACATGAAGCAAATAAATAACATTctagaaatttgaaatatataaaattcatCCAAGCTCACACACATTTAAATTTGCTACAATAAGTACATAAAACACTAACTTCAAAGTTTCGAGctgtaataaatttaaaaggacATAAAAAATTATGGTATTAGTACACACACCCCGTAAAAGCTAACAACATGGGAACAAATAGCAAGGGTATGCCACAACTTTATTCTTCCTAGTATTGCATCTAATCCCACAATATAGcaataaaattatagtcataaggATGAAAACTCCAATACCACCAGCAATGAGTATCCAAAAAGTGTCATGATCCAAAGTGTTGGAAGTTAATGCATTTGGGTAGTCTTCACATGTTTGTAGTCCACCAATTGTTCTATCTCTAATCTTTGCCAATTGCCCATTGTCAATTATCCTCAATATTCCATTTGAAAACTCATATGCCAAATTTGTTCCTTTACGGAAGGCCTGAACAAATGATAACTAGTCAAAGAAAGACAACGTTCCATTCGGTTTAGAATGTACTTAACATTTCCTTGTAAGAACAAAAACATATTTCTAATTCATCTAATGTAGCAAACATCACTAACAATATAATATAAGATAATTTAAATCCATGAACTATAATTCTTGGATCCATAGCAATAAGCATAAAAGGAGTGTTCAGCAAAtggtttttattgattttttgttaGTTATTGGCTATTTGGCTGGTCAAACAACCAAAAACGTTTTAGTTTTAGTAAATTGCTTTTATGCAAGCAGAAAAGTTGGATTTAAGCCAACACCAAAGCTACTATGAATAGGttttggtaaatggctttttAGCCggctaaaaattatttttcaagccAAAACCTAAAAATGACTATTGAGTAGTTTTTCATTGTCTTTTGGCGTctttaataaacaaccaacattCAATAATCATTTTTTACTAAACATCTCCAAAGCAGTTGGCTAAAACATGTAGATTAGCAGCTTGCAAACCGGCAAATACTTTCTGCTAGTCAAACCAGCCAACAGCTTCAAAACAACTGCTCCGGCCAACATTCATTTGTGAAATAAAATGAAAGTTAAGGAGAAAGATACATACAAAACCAAATCCAGCTGCAGGAAGATTGACTACTGGGACAATAGTAAAAGCCCCACAATGTTTGTCAAGAAAAAGCTTAAGATTAGGGGTATCAGCAACAACAGCATCAACACCACCCTGTGCTGTACCTTTGGTCAACATCTCAAACATATCTTCTTCTGAGTCTAGGCTTTTTAACTGTGACTCCCGGAAGTTCTTTTCGATCAACATTTTAAAAACATACGATCCTTTTCGATATCCTACATTCGCCTTTTTTCTAATGAGTTCGTCTAATGATTGAAAACCTTTGCTTTCATATTGGGCTGTTAGCGATGATACCTGACTCGCCGCGTAACAAGCTATTAATATGAGCATCATCatgaaaaataatatcataactAGTCTTGTTTGTATCATTGATCCCATCATTTCTCCTAAACAATCATTTCAGAAACAACTAATCAAGATTATTAATCATGACTgccaaggaaccaattcaaccaaaagcttaaaataatggttgaagccccaaaatatgttatatactctaacacgccccctcacacgagagcccttttgggatagaaataTGGATGCAGCACGGGCCCTCCTCATACTTGACGCTTaatattccattttaaatgAGGGTTAGTTGAGATTCATAGCAGTGACTTATTTTCACACTAGCTTTGATACCATGTttaagaaccaactcaaccaaaagcttaagctgatggttgaagccccaagatatgttatataatctagCAATGACAACCCCATAGTGAGTGATGATCTTAGCATGTATGAAACTAGGACTTACTGCGCCAATCTAAATCGTTTTTTGTAGACTGCGCTAGAGAAAGTTGGTGGGACACGTGCTTCTCATTTTTGTGTTCGAGAGACCAAAACAGAAGTGCAACTATAAAGCTAAAGACTAGAGTGGATGCTACAATATACTTTGTAACTTCCACCAAAGAAGTCTTTCCAATGTTATGTTGTTTCACAGGAACCAACATTGATATTGATGTATCCAAGTATGGCAATGTAAAATCGACCAATCGAGTCCTCGAGTATAATATCGATATCTCCCCGACCGCACCATCGTACTTCTGTATTGACATTAGACCAGAACCATCAGTTTTTAGACATAGCAAATTAAAATAAGAGCTACTTTTCACCAATCAAATTTAGGGCAAGTAGATGGGTATGACAAGATGGTTGGTATGAAGACTAACCCGCCTTGTTCCATATCTACCCGGCTTCTTTATACCCACTCACCCCATACTtgcattatataaattataagaatAGACAAATTTCAAAAGAAATAACCATAATTAACTCTACTTCATATGATGTGATATATAACAAAACTTTGAGTTAGGTGGTGGGTGATGGATATGAAGCCGGTAAGAGGGTAGGGATGGTATTGCCTCAGGCATGGGTATGAAACCCGCCTACTCATTTtacatctcgcatcaaacataCTCAACCTACTCACGCCACAAATATGTAATTCTTTGACCCTTTTAGTTTGCTCCCTCGCCTTTGGAATGGAAGAGCTTTTGGTAACTCAGAGGGACACAAGGAGCAATAGTGCGAGTCATGTCAATAAATATAAGTCAAAAGATGAAAAgctagttgaagaaagtataagGCACTTACAATAAGGAAGGCATACCTGAGAAGAGACAGCCTCAAGCATATCATCAAAAGTGCCATTCATAGTGCCATCAGGCTTAACAAAAGGGTTCAAGTCAAAAAGTATAGGAGAATCGGGAAGGGCTGTATTAGCAACAGCTTTGAACACCTCAATTGCAAAACCACTAAAGCTGTTCTCTCCGGTGGTGGGGTCGAGATTGATCGTTACAAAATCATCGAACTGTCTTACAGGAATCACAATCTTTAGTCGTGTTGATGTCGTTGTAGACGTCGTTGTCGTCTCATTTCCTTGACTACTTGTGTTGTTCTGACTCATGGCGAGTTTAGGCAACACCGCCATGAGACAGAACAACATCAAGAGGACACTCCAAGAGCTGATCTTCttcatttttgacttttattatggttgtaatttgtaattatcAATGTTAGGATTACTACCCTTTCTAATATAAATAGATGGGTGTTAGGAGCCACTTATCATCATCCATTGACATTCAATATACTATTAGAAGTAATAAACAAGTAGCATGTACTATTATTTAAGACTTCAACACCAATAAGAATTCACAATTAGCAAATCTATGCTCGAACCTGACTAGAGTCATTTGACTAAACTCAATTAGATTCAACTGTGTAATATATAATGAAAAAGAATGGCAGTCGAGTGGGTTCCACACACATAGAACTAAATGTTCGACCCACCTTATACTAGTATTTTGTATATCGTTGTTCGTacataattgttattgttatatataAAATGCTCTAAAGTCATCAAGTCTTGGTTCTActgtttaaaatatttactagtAACTTCTGAGCACAAGCAAATCATGTATAATACTGACATCAGTGAGACGATTACgtctattattattgttattattctaacAAAATCAAAGGCTAGGAAGGAATATATTCTAATGATAATTAGGATTAGCTTATTACCAATCCCAATCTTTTGGAATTAAagctttgacattgttattattattgattactATAATAAAGAATATTTTTGTATTCATCATGAAGAAATCTTGCTTAATAATGAAAACAAGTATGTTTTAATGGGtcgaatattttttttactttaaggATAAAAATAAACATGATTGCAACATGTCATTGAGATTAGTACAGGTGGATAACGAGCAATTGACCTTCTACCCCCCATTTGACATGTAAAGGAAATGTCGAAACTGAACTGGATTGTTTATTATCGAAAGAATACCGGATATACGAAGGTGAAAATGGAACACTCATCGGGTTTAAACAATGAAATTTACAATTTGCAATGGTTGAGCATTACATTGATGCAATATCATTAAGGGACAATCAAAGGGCAGTGACATAAATTAGGGAAATGATTTACAATGAACTTCACTTTCCCTGTAAAATTTTCCTAGTGAGCAAAAATTCTAGGAAACTTAGCTCGCAATTCAAAGAGGGTGATCTGATGCTAACGACTAACGAGCAATTAGATAAATTTTGAAAGCGTATCTATAAACCCATTATATACCTCGTCCAAGAGAGTTGATCATGAATGCACTGTTTTGAATCTCTTCCGGGATATGTGGATGAATCCGTCTCGTTCATTAGCTGGTTTCTTTCTTTAGCAAGGGCGACGAAGTGAACATCCGTTTATCGAGAATTTCAAATATCGAGCCTACACGAGTTAGGCAGGTTCCAAGAGTTCACTCACACCGCCTTTAAAAACTGTGAAGACGAGAAAGCATTGGCACAAGCTCATCACTAGAAGGACGGTCTTCTGGGAGATCTGACATACAGACAACTGCAATTCTTACGGCCATAAGCATCTCATCTTCCTCGACCTCTTGCCCGAGTATGCTTTTATCCAAGGCCTGCCGAGCTTCCCCAGCTTGCTGCAAATGCCGCAGCCACCTGCCTAAACTTCCCCCGCTGGATGCTTCGCCAAAAAAAGGATCTAAGGGTTCTCGACCAGTTAACAGTACCCCCAGTATAACTCCAAAGCTGAAGACATCACTCTTGTCTGTATAACTGTAGCAACCAAGAAACAAGGAATGCTAAAGTGCAAACATATTGCAAACAACTAGAAGTATTAAGAAATCAATAATAGTTCGCGTGAATTCCTCCAACTCGAAAGGTCTAGGGATGTCGAGCACAACATGTAGGATTTCAGAAAATCAAGTCCATAGACAAAGGGATGAACAAGAATGCTTGGCAGTATGAACATAGAGGAAGGCCGTCTATCTTCATACGCAAAGTGGGCTATAGCACAAGGCCCCATAATTTGGAGGGTCGAACTTTTTTTGCCTTTGTTCTACTTTTTCTTTGTATAGGGCTCTAAAATAGGAAAGACGAGCGATTATAAATGTGTGTAGTacaacaaagaaagaggaaGTAATATGGCATAAGGAGAGTTATTTTGTAATTAGATACCCCACTTTTAAAGCTAGAACAGGACTCCGAAAATTTTAAGACGGCCCTAATTCATACAGTATACATTATCGGCTAGGATTGAAGACACAGCAGTATTTTTACAGCAAGCAAAACAGCTAATTCCAAGATTAAAATGATTGGAAATCCACAAGAAAAATAGGACAAATGTACAGATCAAGGAAACATAATTCActagttagttcgccttttaaattcgcgattcgctcaaaaggtttcaaaaatACCCTTAAATTGACTATAAATGGCTTTTTAGATTCGTGATTTGCGAAACAATTAGCGAAACATGTGACATGGGTACAGATTCAATGATTTACAGATGATCCTGAATGAGCATTAATTAGCCTAGCTTACTTGATGATCCTGAATGATTTACAAATGATCCTGAATCAGCATTAATGATCCTGAATGACAGCACGAGTGTCACACAAGCCAGTTATCTCCTCAAGAATCGCGAATCcgaaaatacaaaaatatggTAAGTTCTAGGCtattttgggtcattttgaATGAATTGTTAATTTATTGCAAATTATGTTACACGACAGCACTGTGGGTACCTTAAATTGGATCAGACAAATGGTAAATCCATGCCATCAACAAAACTCGCACAAGAGTCGCACAAAACTTATCAAATAGTGATTGTATTACATTGTAGATAAGACATCAATTTCACCTGTGGTTTTGAGAGGACTCTGGTGCACTATATCCATTTGGTGAACTATACAACATAGGCATGAGGTTGGCTAACCCACAATCTCCGAGCTTGGGCTCGAACTCTGCATCCAACATAACATTACTCGGTTTGAGATTGTAATGCAATACACACGGATTGCATTCGAAATGAAGGAACTTGAGCGCCTTAATAATCCCTACAGCAATCCGAAGCCTAGCATCCCAACCCATTTGCACTTGATTCGACCGAACTTTGTTCATAGCATCTTCAAGACTCCCTGTGGGCATATAATCATATACCAAGCTAAAACGATCTGATTCACGAACATACGCCCTTAAACTCATCAAATGCCGATGTCTTAACCCAGCAAGAACTTGAAGTTCTTGCTGTAATTTCCTCTTCAAGGCCTTGTTATGAGTTTCAGGGGACCCAATTTCGAAAGGCTCGAGCCTTTTCACAGCAATATTCAATCCATTATCAAGAGAAGTTCTGTAATAAGTCCCATTAGAGCTAGATCCTATTAACTGATTCTCATTTTCTAAAGCTATCCTAAGCGTTTTGGGATCAATTTTTGGGGAAAATACAACAGGGCCTTTAAGGATAGGAGCTCTATTAATATACTGAACAAAGCATCTTATCATAATAGCAACCATAATAGCAGCAATAAATCCACTAATTAATCCAGAAAAAATGCTAAGAACAACCCTTTTCACCTCAATCTTGAATTCAGGAGGAGAACCAGGTGGTGGGGAT
This region includes:
- the LOC130820707 gene encoding glutamate receptor 2.5-like, with the translated sequence MKKISSWSVLLMLFCLMAVLPKLAMSQNNTSSQGNETTTTSTTTSTRLKIVIPVRQFDDFVTINLDPTTGENSFSGFAIEVFKAVANTALPDSPILFDLNPFVKPDGTMNGTFDDMLEAVSSQKYDGAVGEISILYSRTRLVDFTLPYLDTSISMLVPVKQHNIGKTSLVEVTKYIVASTLVFSFIVALLFWSLEHKNEKHVSHQLSLAQSTKNDLDWRREMMGSMIQTRLVMILFFMMMLILIACYAASQVSSLTAQYESKGFQSLDELIRKKANVGYRKGSYVFKMLIEKNFRESQLKSLDSEEDMFEMLTKGTAQGGVDAVVADTPNLKLFLDKHCGAFTIVPVVNLPAAGFGFAFRKGTNLAYEFSNGILRIIDNGQLAKIRDRTIGGLQTCEDYPNALTSNTLDHDTFWILIAGGIGVFILMTIILLLYCGIRCNTRKNKVVAYPCYLFPCC
- the LOC130820708 gene encoding inactive leucine-rich repeat receptor-like protein kinase CORYNE; amino-acid sequence: MEIPNYLPLMLLISWVSLISLPCNGFMIKHMLMESESPPPGSPPEFKIEVKRVVLSIFSGLISGFIAAIMVAIMIRCFVQYINRAPILKGPVVFSPKIDPKTLRIALENENQLIGSSSNGTYYRTSLDNGLNIAVKRLEPFEIGSPETHNKALKRKLQQELQVLAGLRHRHLMSLRAYVRESDRFSLVYDYMPTGSLEDAMNKVRSNQVQMGWDARLRIAVGIIKALKFLHFECNPCVLHYNLKPSNVMLDAEFEPKLGDCGLANLMPMLYSSPNGYSAPESSQNHSYTDKSDVFSFGVILGVLLTGREPLDPFFGEASSGGSLGRWLRHLQQAGEARQALDKSILGQEVEEDEMLMAVRIAVVCMSDLPEDRPSSDELVPMLSRLHSF